A DNA window from Nitrospira sp. contains the following coding sequences:
- a CDS encoding TldD family protein, Actinobacterial subgroup (MaGe:77309622): MPTPSWQDFADLALKRIASSGAEYGDIRIVHSTAQTVRGEDRRIASIRDADDVGFGVRVLYRGGWGFAASSILSLEEVPRVADLAVEIAKGSASIAIDQVVLAREPVHRDRVVTPVRIDPFTVPLRQKADLLLATMEALQAQSGVVRSAAELWAHRDRKLFASTEGTRLEFDLMASSGECTATALSDGRFASRSFNTPQLRRGYESIEEAEFLTQAPRVAREAVEKVQAPAVDAGAYDLVLDPEHLSLTMHESCGHPSELDRALGYEANYAGTSFLTTDKLGMFRYGSPQVTLVADNTEPETLAATGYDDDGVACQKWDIVREGIFTGYCTNREVAPKIGAARSRGSNRADSWGTVPIVRIANIGLEPGQATVDQLLADVRRGIYIEGHGSYSIDQRRYNFQFGGDAFWLIENGRRTHMLRDVIYHGITPEFWNSCDGVADRSHRQRYGFITCGKGQPGQSGWMTHAASHARFRNIQVIRGEGRS; the protein is encoded by the coding sequence ATGCCCACACCGAGCTGGCAAGATTTCGCCGACCTTGCGCTGAAGCGCATCGCGTCATCCGGCGCCGAATACGGCGACATTCGCATCGTTCACAGCACGGCTCAGACCGTCAGAGGCGAAGACCGGCGCATCGCATCGATTCGGGATGCCGACGACGTTGGGTTCGGCGTGCGCGTGTTGTATCGCGGAGGGTGGGGGTTCGCGGCCAGTTCGATTCTTTCGCTCGAAGAAGTGCCGCGAGTCGCCGACTTGGCGGTCGAGATCGCCAAAGGCTCCGCCTCCATCGCCATCGACCAGGTCGTGCTCGCCAGGGAGCCGGTCCATCGCGATCGTGTCGTCACGCCGGTCCGCATCGATCCGTTCACGGTTCCGCTTAGGCAGAAAGCCGACCTGCTCTTGGCGACCATGGAGGCGCTTCAGGCGCAATCCGGAGTCGTCCGCAGCGCGGCCGAGCTCTGGGCGCACCGGGATCGCAAGCTCTTTGCCTCGACCGAAGGAACCAGATTGGAGTTCGACCTGATGGCGTCGAGCGGGGAATGTACGGCGACGGCGCTTTCCGACGGGCGATTTGCGAGCCGGTCTTTCAATACGCCGCAGTTGCGGCGCGGCTATGAATCGATCGAAGAGGCCGAGTTTTTGACACAGGCGCCGCGCGTGGCTCGGGAGGCGGTCGAAAAGGTGCAAGCGCCGGCCGTAGATGCGGGGGCCTACGATCTCGTGTTGGATCCGGAGCATCTCTCGTTGACCATGCATGAATCCTGCGGCCATCCCAGCGAACTGGACCGGGCGCTCGGGTATGAAGCGAATTATGCGGGCACCAGTTTTTTGACGACCGATAAGCTTGGCATGTTTCGCTACGGTTCGCCGCAGGTCACGCTGGTGGCCGACAATACGGAGCCGGAGACGCTGGCGGCCACCGGATACGATGACGACGGCGTGGCTTGCCAGAAATGGGACATCGTACGCGAGGGGATCTTCACCGGATATTGCACGAATCGGGAAGTCGCGCCGAAAATCGGCGCGGCGCGCTCGCGCGGCTCGAACCGCGCGGATAGCTGGGGAACGGTGCCGATCGTGCGCATCGCCAACATCGGCCTGGAGCCTGGGCAGGCAACGGTCGACCAGCTGCTCGCCGATGTGCGGCGCGGGATCTATATCGAAGGCCACGGTTCCTATAGCATCGACCAGCGCCGCTACAATTTTCAGTTTGGCGGGGATGCCTTCTGGCTGATCGAGAATGGCCGGCGCACTCACATGCTGCGCGATGTGATCTATCACGGCATCACGCCGGAGTTTTGGAACAGCTGCGACGGCGTGGCCGACCGGTCGCATCGTCAGCGGTATGGGTTTATTACCTGTGGCAAAGGCCAGCCGGGGCAATCGGGCTGGATGACCCATGCGGCATCGCATGCGCGCTTCCGCAACATTCAGGTCATTCGGGGCGAGGGACGATCATGA
- a CDS encoding TldE/PmbA family protein, Actinobacterial subgroup (MaGe:77309623) has protein sequence MTATSAKPWPKMTSREEFQFIAEQVLKCSAADHTLVALHDQDGGTARFANNQIIQNVNARRGSLVVTVAFGTRQGTATTTDFTAGALRETVKRAEAIARLSPEDPEYLPPAGPQVYNSCPAARDETLNAGPAVRLEYANEAIGQCRMENLSAAGIVSSSRASVGVAAGTGLLAFEERTEARFSITVQAGDATGWASSAHRSIDRLKVQERTLSAIHKATLGVEPQELPPGRYRVILEPAAVAGLWSWIVWMLDAKSSLKGTSPFAGKLKKRILDAGLSLENCPGHADLLGVGFTADGLPSTITPWIHHGVLLQLRYDRFTAQAERINPIPTIEAPRLSLAGAPASSLAQLIKSTARAILVTNFWYLRTVNPTDLTLTGMTRDGTFLIENGEIVSAVKNFRFHESPLRAFRHVEAWTAPMEAVTAETGKMLVPAVVLPEFHFSSVTRF, from the coding sequence ATGACCGCCACTAGCGCCAAGCCTTGGCCGAAGATGACCAGCCGCGAAGAATTTCAATTTATCGCCGAACAGGTCCTGAAATGCTCGGCGGCGGATCACACCTTGGTGGCGCTCCACGATCAGGATGGCGGCACCGCGCGGTTCGCCAACAACCAGATTATCCAAAATGTGAATGCGCGCCGGGGGAGCCTCGTGGTGACGGTGGCGTTCGGCACAAGACAGGGGACGGCGACGACGACGGATTTCACGGCCGGCGCGCTGCGCGAGACCGTCAAGCGAGCCGAGGCGATTGCGCGCCTGTCTCCGGAAGATCCGGAGTACCTGCCGCCGGCCGGGCCGCAAGTCTACAATTCCTGTCCGGCGGCGCGCGATGAAACTCTGAACGCCGGCCCGGCGGTGCGTTTGGAATATGCCAACGAAGCCATCGGCCAATGCCGCATGGAGAATCTGTCGGCGGCGGGCATCGTCTCCTCCTCCCGCGCGTCGGTCGGCGTGGCGGCTGGCACCGGCCTGCTCGCGTTTGAAGAGCGGACCGAGGCGCGGTTCAGCATCACGGTGCAAGCCGGAGACGCCACTGGCTGGGCCTCGTCGGCGCATCGCTCCATCGACCGGTTGAAAGTCCAGGAGCGCACGCTGTCCGCAATCCACAAAGCCACGCTCGGCGTCGAGCCCCAAGAATTGCCGCCCGGCCGGTATCGCGTGATCCTCGAACCGGCGGCAGTGGCCGGCCTGTGGTCATGGATTGTCTGGATGCTGGACGCGAAATCCTCTCTGAAAGGCACGAGCCCCTTTGCCGGCAAGTTGAAAAAACGGATTCTGGATGCCGGCCTGTCGCTGGAGAATTGTCCAGGGCACGCCGATCTGCTCGGCGTCGGCTTTACGGCCGACGGGCTGCCATCCACGATCACGCCATGGATTCATCACGGTGTCTTGCTGCAACTGCGCTATGACCGGTTTACGGCGCAGGCGGAACGGATCAACCCGATTCCGACGATCGAGGCGCCCCGCCTGTCGCTCGCCGGCGCGCCGGCCAGCTCGCTGGCGCAGCTCATCAAATCGACCGCCCGGGCGATTCTTGTGACGAATTTCTGGTATCTGCGCACCGTGAATCCGACCGATCTCACACTGACCGGCATGACGCGGGACGGAACATTTTTGATCGAGAACGGGGAGATCGTGTCCGCCGTCAAAAACTTCCGGTTTCATGAGAGTCCCCTGCGGGCGTTCCGGCATGTCGAAGCCTGGACGGCGCCGATGGAAGCGGTGACCGCTGAAACGGGAAAGATGCTGGTGCCCGCCGTCGTCCTGCCGGAGTTTCATTTCTCCAGCGTCACGAGATTCTAG
- a CDS encoding hypothetical protein (Evidence 4 : Unknown function but conserved in other organisms; MaGe:77309624), which translates to MSRRYNDQPINLIARIPSPEQISAARPKQRSFVQLGMEYGAICARRIADMVAQLYRASRSIGASMMHRLAESASLDRPDDRSNEPAVSTPQPVTGTVYLSDDRLAKWNALLDATVPRIEPAERLPKAIPAQAPLSAATAAVSSPVDEVAALRRELLAHQQEMARLSVQLQELKSMVGSHQQVLVYLGQELDVQPLPMAMAAAQAAPSTKKARVMRAKSGGKERPSSRSVSCEPSLNL; encoded by the coding sequence ATGTCTCGTCGATATAACGATCAGCCCATCAATTTGATCGCGCGCATTCCTTCCCCTGAGCAAATATCCGCCGCGCGTCCGAAGCAGCGGTCTTTCGTCCAACTGGGCATGGAGTATGGAGCAATCTGCGCGCGCAGAATTGCCGATATGGTGGCACAGCTGTACCGGGCCAGTCGGTCGATCGGTGCCTCGATGATGCACCGGCTGGCCGAGAGCGCCTCTCTCGATCGACCCGATGACCGATCTAACGAACCAGCGGTTTCGACGCCTCAGCCCGTTACGGGGACGGTGTATTTGTCCGACGATCGCCTGGCCAAATGGAACGCGCTGCTCGATGCGACGGTTCCGCGCATTGAACCGGCGGAGCGGCTGCCGAAAGCTATCCCCGCGCAAGCGCCGCTGTCTGCGGCAACGGCCGCCGTCTCGTCGCCGGTCGATGAAGTGGCGGCTTTGCGCAGGGAGTTGCTGGCCCATCAGCAAGAGATGGCGCGCTTGTCGGTGCAGTTGCAAGAATTGAAGTCGATGGTGGGTTCACACCAGCAAGTGCTGGTCTATTTAGGGCAGGAATTGGACGTGCAGCCATTGCCGATGGCCATGGCCGCGGCGCAGGCCGCTCCGTCCACGAAGAAGGCCCGGGTGATGCGGGCGAAGTCCGGCGGAAAAGAACGGCCTTCGTCGCGGAGCGTATCCTGCGAGCCGTCGCTCAATTTGTAA
- a CDS encoding hypothetical protein (Evidence 4 : Unknown function but conserved in other organisms; MaGe:77309625), whose translation MLGGLLCALTGCGLTAGTHEESLGIGIVRGTLGVQPDGQIRLAQPADTQATQGSVLLLEGGAYVLRLSDGSERRVALDENTRIDRPAHVGDRVEAFLDDSGRAVLIRNIDHRAD comes from the coding sequence ATGCTGGGCGGGCTCTTATGCGCGCTGACCGGCTGCGGGTTGACGGCGGGGACCCACGAGGAGTCTCTGGGGATCGGCATTGTCCGGGGCACGTTGGGCGTTCAACCCGATGGACAGATCCGGCTCGCGCAGCCGGCGGATACGCAAGCCACACAGGGATCGGTCCTGTTGCTGGAGGGCGGCGCGTACGTCCTTCGCCTTTCGGATGGCTCGGAGCGCCGCGTGGCGTTGGATGAAAATACCCGCATCGACCGTCCGGCTCATGTCGGCGACCGAGTCGAAGCGTTTTTGGATGACAGCGGACGTGCAGTCCTTATTCGCAACATTGACCACCGCGCAGACTAG